The nucleotide sequence AGAAGAAAAAAGAGCGGAGGAAGATTATAAAAAAGAACAAGAATTTAAAAAAATGAATTGCGGTTATAAGTGCCCTAATTGCGGTGCAAAGGCAGGACATAAAATAAGTGCAATATCTAAAAGTTTTTCTATCAGCACCTTTGGAATTGCTTCTAGTAAAATTGGTAAAACATATAAATGTGAAAAATGTGGTTACCTGTGGTGAGGTGCGACTTTGATGAAATCAAAATAATACTATATGTATAAGTGTGTTTCTATAACTTAAAATAAGAAATTTATAAGGGAAAATATCTATATCTCCTTATTATTAAGAACATATGTCATAGTAGAGTTTCTACAGCCTCTCGCGGTAAATAAAAAACTTGGAGTTATTTCTCCAAGTTTTTTATATGAAATATTAAACTGTTAAAATTTCTTTTTCTTTTTCTTTTGCAATATCGTCAATATTTTTAACGAATTTATCAGTAATTTTCTGGATTTTATCTTCTGCTTCTTTTACATCGTCTTCAGTAATTTTGTTATCTTTCTTTAAAGCCTTGATTTTGTCGATTCCGTCTCTTCTTATGTTTCTAACTGAAACTTTTGAGTTTTCAGCAATTTTTGAAACATCTTTAACAAGTGCTTTTCTTCTTTCTTCTGTAAGAGGAGGGAAGTTAAGTCTTATAACTTTTCCGTCGTTTGTAGGATTGATGCCTATATCTGATTTCTGGATTTCTTTTTCAATTTCTTTTAAAACTGATGCGTCCCATGGCTGAATAAGTAAAGTTCTTGCTTCAGGTACTGAAACATTACCAAGTTGATTTATAGGGGTAGGAGTGCCGTAATATTCAACCTTTATTTTATCTAAGATTGCAGGATTTGCTCTGCCTGCACGGATTGATGCATACTCATTGTTAAGTGCATCAATTGATTTTTGCATTTTAACTTCAATATTTGCAATTGTTTCTTTCATAATAATCTATATCCTTTCATAAAAATTACTCGCCAACGTAAGTTCCTATTTTTTCGCCTTTTACAACTTTTATTATATTCTCAGGAATATCAAGACCAAATACTTCAATAGGAATATTATTATCCATACATAGTGAAATAGCAGTTGAGTCCATAACTTTTAAACCTTTGTTAAGAACATCAATATATTTAATTGAGTCAAATTTAATTGCGCTTTTATCTATATTAGGATCTGCAGTATAAACACCGTCAACATTTTTAGCAAGAAGTATTACATCTGCTTCTATTTCCGCTGCTCTTAAAGATGCAGCAGTATCAGTAGAGAAGAATGGGTTGCCTGTTCCACAACCGAAAACAACAACTCTGCCTTTTTCTAAATGCCTTATTGCTTTGTTTCTTATATAAGGTTCTGCAATTTGCTTCATTTCAATACCTGTCTGAACTCTTGCCTGAACTCCAACAGATTCTAAAGTGTCAAGTATAGCAAGAGCGTTTATTGTTGTAGCAAGCATCCCCATGTGGTCGGCTCTTGTTCTGTCCATATTATCTCCGCTTCTGCCTCTCCAGAAATTACCTCCGCCAACTACTATTGCAACCTGAATGTTCATTTCGGTAAGAATTTTAATCTGTTCGCAAACTTCCTTAATCTTTTTAAAATTAAGACCAAATCCACCTTCATTTGATAATGCTTCTCCGCTTAATTTTAAAAGAATTCTTTTGTACTTGCAGTCCATAAAATCATCCTTTCACTATGTAATTATATATAATCAATTTATATTATATCATATATATTTAAAATTTTAAAGAATTATTTTTAAAAAACTTAAGAAAATCAACCTTACCTTTTATTGACTATAAAAAAATATAATGATATAATTTACAGGGGGGATATAAGTGCTAAAAATATTTAGGGATTTTTCATCTGAAAATAATAAAAAAGATTTTATTCTTGCAAGGCGTATAATTGAAATAATTTTATATTTAACAGCATCAATTCAACTTTTTCAGGAGTTTTCCGACAGCAGATATTTTGACCAGTTTATGATTATACTCTCATGCTTGGGTATGTATGTGTTTTATTTTGGTGCATTGAAAAAAATGTTCTATATCATAGAAAATTTTGAAACCGAATATTATATTGGGCAGAAAGAAATGATGGATTTTCATAATAACTTTATTGCCAGCATGTTTATTCCTATGATATTTTTATTTAAAACTGATGAAAGAATATTTACGGGAACTTCTTTGTGGGACCTTGATTCTATGAAAAAAATTATTCTTTTGATAACTTTTTGTTCGCTGATTTACTATCGTTTTTTAGTATTTTATGCCAAAAGATATTCTGAGAAAATTAAAATCAATGAAGAATACGAAGGCTCTGATAACGTAAGTCGATATTATAACGGACTTTTATATTTATCGATATTTGGCTTTCTGTTAGATTTTTGCTTGTGTATTTTAAATATCGAACTCTTTAGTAGTATGGAGTGGAAAAATAATTTTTTTGCCAATACTACGTTGGATATATCTTCCTTTCTTCTTTTGTGTGTTCTTGTGCTTTTCTTTATTAATGATAAAAAGCGTATAGTTTTAAGTGTACTTCTTACAATTACTGTTTCATATATTAGTTACAGTTCATATATGCAGTTTAGTGAGGTTAAAACATATAACTTTGGAACAGCTGATTATACCGATTATTTGATTTTTGATAAAGAAACCAATAAATATGCTGATGTTATCTGTCATTTTGGAGTAGATGAGAATAATAACGGGATATTTAAATATTATATTCTTCTTTTAGAAAAAACTGAAGAAGGATATAAAATTATCGAAGAAGCATTTGCAAGCGGTAATTATGAGTCAACCGAATATAAAAACACTTTTTCGGAGTGGCAGGACAGAGATTCTGATACTTATTTTCGAAAAAAAGATTTGGAAAAAGGAGAAAAACCTGTTTCATTTAAAATTACCAATGAAAAAGTTAAATGTGAAAAGGGTGGTTTGTTAGAAGAATATATAGACAGCAAACAATATGTAAAAGTGAATTTTTACGATGAAAAAACAGATAGTGTTATTGTAGGAGACGGATATATAAATTTCAGAGGTAATATACTTGAAAAATCAGATAGATTAGATGGATATTTAGACAAAATGTTTGAAAGAGCTAAAATATAACAACTATTGAAATTTTTGTGTATTTGTTGTATAATAGATTTAAATTAAGTTAAATCTATTCAGCTGAATTTGCCTTTCGCGAGCTAAATGTGCTGACGCACGCTAAATTACTTCGTAGCTAAATTTACCTACGCTAAGCTATATAAGCGAATTTAATTTAGCTACTCCAAAGGAGTTATTTAGTTATGGAACAAAGTGGAATAATTTAGCTTTGCAACTTGTTGAAAAATTTAGCTAAAAAGTTTGGTATCTAAAATGTTTACTAATTGTATAATAAATGGGGGTCATACTATGAAAAAGAAACTTTATAAATCAAAAGAAGATAAAAAACTTTGTGGTGTTTGCGGAGGGATAGCCGAGTACTTTGAACTGGATTCCACATTAGTTCGATTAGCGTGGATCGTTTTTACTCTTATGGGTGGTTCAGGGATTATCGGATATATTATTGCAGCACTTGTTATGCCTGAATTGAAAGAAGAATAACTATTACTGTTAAAAATTTATAACATTAAAAGGAGAGATAGTATATGAAAAGAATAATAACTGTCTTAATTACGATTATTGTTTTTATGACAACCACAGTATTTGCTGATGTAAATATTCCAAAAGAATTTATGGCATATCCGCAAAATTACACTGCATCATACAGTTTGTCAATGCAGATTGACGATAATACTGATATACGTGCTCTGTTTGATGAGATTTTTACAACAGATGATGCTATTTCAAATGCAATCGGAACTGACTTTATGTCTTTCTTATCTGCTATGTTTGAATATGATGGTAATATATATCTTCAGGCAGATATGAGCAAGGACTTTAAAAAAATAAAATTATCAATGACTAATTCAACTAAGTTTTCTTCGGTAGTTTCGACTAATCTGAATTATACAGTTAATTCCAATGTAGGCATTTGGATGGACATGGATTTTTCTGATGAAACCAAACCTAAACTCGATTTAATTTTACAGTCACCTACATCAGATAAATACTACTCTATAAATGTAGGAAATTATATTACAAAGGAAGATATAGATTCTTTTTTGAATGTTTTTAATGCTGAATATATTAAAAAGTTTTATGAAGATCTTGCAGTTGCTTTTTATGAGAATGCGACTGTAAACAAAACAAACTATGGATGCAAGATTTCTATGGATAATGAAGGTTTTGTCCGCTATTTAGATGAAGTTGTTACACGAATTTCTGATGAGCAAATTACAGAAGATGAAGAGATTTCTTTTTCATTTAAAGATATGAACTTTTTGGGAAAAGACGGTATACAAGCTGATTATAGATTTAAAAACGGATATATTTACTTTTCTCAGGTAAGTGCAGATATAATGCTTGATATTTCAAGCATTACAAAGGCAATCGGAGAAGAATGGCCATATAAATCATCTGGGAAAATAAATATTAAGATAAATGAAAAGATTGATTATACAAAAATAGATAAAACAGTGGTTGAGTATCCGTATATTAATGACGGCAACAGCATTTCTTTGAATAATTTATTTGAGGATGAAATGAACTCAAATGAATACGAAGATTATGAGTTTGAGTATCCTTATTGGACTGCGAGTGCTTATTGTACTACTCTTCCTGTAATTGATGGCCAGTACTATGTTCCTCTTCGTGCCATTTTGGAGGACGGATATGCAGAATCGGTTTTGATTGATTATAATAACGATGTAATCACAGCCACAAGTGAGTATTTTGATGGATTTAATACTCTTACGATGACCATTGGTTCAGATAAAGTTTATTTAGATTCTGTTGAGCATACTATAGGTAAAGTGATTTTGATAGATGATGTTACATACGTAAATTCACGTTTGTTTACCGATGTGTTTGGATGGCAACTTACAGATATAACTCATGAATTGATAAGCGATACTTATTCTGTTACTTTTTATACTGAATAGTATGTTGGAGTATTAAAAATACAATATAAAAACAAAAGATAAATTATGAATAACAAAAACTTATTTTTACCACTTACAACTGAAGAGATGAAACAAAGAGGGTGGAATGAGGTTGATTTTGTTCTGATATCAGCCGATGCCTATGTTGACCACCCTTCTTTTGCAAACGCAATAATTGGACGTGTTGTTTCCGATTTAGGCTTTAAAGTAGGAATTATTTCTCAACCTGACTGGAACAATGATAACGCATTTAAAATATTCGGAAAACCCAAGTATGCATTTTTGATTTCAGGCGGTAACATTGACTCTATGGTTAATCACTATACGGTTAATAAGAAAAAAAGGAGTACCGATTCTTATTCGCCGGGAGGAAAAGCGGGGTTAAGACCTGATCGTCCTACAATTGTTTACTCAAACAAGATAAGGGGTATATATAAAGATGTCCCAGTTATTGTAGGCGGGATTGAGGCGTCCTTAAGAAGATTTGCTCATTACGATTACTGGCAGGATAAGATAAAAAGGTCGGTGCTTTGTGACTCTCAGGCAGACCTTCTCATATATGGAATGGGAGAAAGAAGTATTAAAGAAATTGTTACCCGTCTTGGTAATGGCGAGAAGATTGAAAGTATAACCGATGTTAAAGGAACTTGCTATTTAACGAAGGATATATCAGGAATTGAAAATTATATAATGCTTCCTTCGTTTAATGAGGTTTGTGAGAGTAAAACAAAATATGCCAAATCAGTTAAACTTCAGTATGAAGAACATAATGCATATATAGGAAAAATTTTAATAGAGAAACAAAATGACAATCTTTATCTTGTTGAGAATCCACCGCAGAAAGTTCTTTCAAGGCAGGAACTTGATAAAGTATACTCACTTCCTTACCAAAGGAAATGGCATCCGTTATATGATAAAATGGGCGGAGTGCCTGCAATAGATGAGGTTAAGTTTTCTGTTATTTCCGAGCGGGGATGTTTTGGTGGGTGTAATTTTTGCTCACTTGCTTTCCATCAGGGGAGAGTTGTTTCTTCAAGGAGCGAAAAATCAATTATAAGTGAAGTCAAAAAGATAGTATATGACGAAGATTTTAAGGGATATATTCATGATGTCGGAGGTCCGACAGCAAATTTCAGATTTCCTGCCTGTGAAAAGCAATTGGAAAAGGGTGCATGTAAAAACAGGCAATGTTTAGCACCTACACCTTGTAAGAACTTAAAAGTATCTCACACTGAGTATTTAAACCTTCTTCGTAAGATAAAAGAAATTGACGGTGTAAAAAAGGTGTTTATCCGTTCCGGAATTCGTTTTGATTATCTTATTTATGACAAGAATAACGAATTCTTTAAAGAACTTGTTTCAGACCATGTTTCGGGGCAACTTAAAGTAGCACCTGAACATTGTTCGAAAAATGTTTTGAATCTTATGGGTAAACCTGAAATTAAAGTATTTAATAAATTCAGGGAAAGGTTTTTTGATTATTCAAAAAAAGCAGGAAAAGAACAGTATATTGTTCCTTATCTTATGTCTTCTCATCCGGGAAGCAGTTTAAAAGATGCAATAATGCTTGCTGAGTATTTAAGGGATATAAATTATCAGCCTGAACAGGTTCAGGATTTCTATCCAACACCTGGTACAATTTCTACCTGTATGTACTACACAGGGCTTAATCCTCTTAATATGGAAAAAGTATATGTTCCAAAATCATATAAAGAAAAAAACATGCAACGAGCACTCCTTCAATACAGAAAAAAAGAAAATTATGAAATTGTTAAGGAAGCGCTTACAATAGCAGGGCGAAAAGACCTTATCGGTTTTGATAAAAAATGCTTAATAAAGCCAAGAATTACAAATAATAAAAATGATATGAGGAGAAAAAAAGAAAATGAAAGCACAAATAATAAACGGAAAACAAGTCTCACAAAACATCAAAGAAAGAATAAAAAAAGAGGTAAGTGAACTTAAGGATAAAGGCATAGTTCCTGGACTTGCAGTTGTAATAGTTGGAGATGATCCCGCATCAAGAGTATATGTTAATTCCAAGAAAAAAGCCTGCGAAGAACTTGGAATGTATTCAGTAGAATATGCACTATCAAGTGATACCACTCAAAAAGAACTGATTGATTTAGTAAATAAATTAAATGATGACGAAAAAATAAACGGAATTTTAGTTCAACTGCCATTGCCGAAACATCTTGATGAAAAACTTGTTATAAATACTATCAAGCCTGAAAAAGATGTAGATGCATTTCATCCTGTAAATGTTGGTAAAATTATGATAGGAGATTTTAATTTTCTTCCATGCACACCTGCCGGAGTAATGGAACTTATTAAAGAAACTGGTATTGAGATTGCCGGTAAAGAGTGTGTTATAATAGGCAGAAGTAATATTGTCGGAAAACCACAGGCTATGCTTATGCTTCATAAAAATGCAACAGTAACTATTTGCCATTCCAAAACAAAAGATTTAAAAGAAGTGGTTAAAAGAGCAGATATAGTTGTTGCAGCAGTTGGTGTTGCCAATATGGTAACAAAAGACATGATAAAAGAAGGTGCAGTTGTAATAGATGTCGGAATGAACAGACTTGAAAACGGCAAACTTTGCGGTGACGTTGATTTTGAAGGCGTAAGTGAAGTAGCATCGTTTATAACTCCTGTTCCGGGCGGAGTTGGTCCTATGACTATTGCAATGCTTATGGAAAATACTCTTACTTCAGCAAAACTGAAAGCAGGTCTTATATGAGAATAGATAAATATTTAAAAGTATCACGTCTTATAAAGAGGAGAACGGTTGCAAACGAAGCATGTGAACAGGGAAGAATAACTGTTAATGATAAAATAGTTAAACCATCATATGATGTTAAAATAGGTGATGTTCTTTCTATTCGTTTTGGTGACAGGGTTGTAACAGTCCGTGTCACAGCAATTTCAGAACATGTTAAAAAAGATGAGGCTTCAAATATGTTTGAAGCAGTGCAGTAAATATATCATAAAAAATCACTTCCTTAAATATACATTATTTAGGAGGTGCTTTTTTATGGCAGAGGAAATGCAAAAACAAAATATATCTTTAGAATCAAGAAGAAAACTAAGCATTACAGGTGTAAAAGAGGTAGAAAATTTTGATGATAATACAATAACATTGATTACTGATTTGGGAACACTTTCTGTAAAGGGTAGTGAAATAAAAATCGAGAAACTTAATCTGGACTCAGGCGAGGTATCTGCAACAGGGGATTTTTACGCTTTTGAGTACATATCGGATGAAAACACAAAACGCACATTTTTCTCAAGAATGTTCAGGTAAAAAGTATGGAGTTTACAGTTTTAGAACAGACAATAGCTTTTCTTTATTCTTCTTTAACCGGTTTTACAGTGGGATTTATTTATGATTTTATAAGATGTTTTAAAAAGACATTTTTTAAAAGTAAGGTTATATGGGATATTCTTGATGTAGTATTTGTGCTGATTTGTGCAGTTTTTTTGTTTTTCTCGTTTTATTCTATTTGTGGCTTAAGTTTCAGATTTTATCACATTTTAGGACTTGTTTTAGGCGGAATTGTATATTTTACATCAATAAATAGAATTATTTATAAGATTTTTGAAAAAATTTTAATTATTTTAAGAGAAATTTTAAAAATACTCTTGTATCCTGTGAAATTTTTTAGTAAAATAGTATCAGGAATATTTTGTTGGATTATAAAAATAATAAAAATTCCGTTAAAGCATCTTAAATGTTTTATAATAAAATTTATATTAAACGTCAAGAATATAATTAAGAGAAAAAAGAAGGTATAAAGAAAATGAAAATAAATGTTAAAAGATTTTCAGTGTTTCTTATTGTAATTGCAACAATTTATGTAGGCGTTATGCACTATCAGGCTACTGTTGACAGTATAAATATAAAAAATGAAAAAGAGAAATATACATCTTTGATCGAAGAAGAAACTAAAAAAAATGAAGAGTATAAGAAGATTGAAGAAAATCTAAATACTGCAGATTCTTATGAGGCGATAGCCCGTGATGACCTTGGTATGTTAAAATCTGACGAAACTGTCTATATCAATCCTGAAACAAATTAAAAAATTTGGAAAAAGTTGTTGACAAACATATATTTTTATGTTATTATATTCGAGTAGTCAATTTTGACTGCATTTTGCCGGAGTGGCGGAACTGGCAGACGCCCAGGACTTAAAATCCTGTGGGAGGTGACTCCCGTACCGGTTCGATTCCGGTTTCCGGCACCAGAAAAAAGACTTGTCATTTGACA is from Oscillospiraceae bacterium and encodes:
- a CDS encoding ribosome recycling factor; amino-acid sequence: MKETIANIEVKMQKSIDALNNEYASIRAGRANPAILDKIKVEYYGTPTPINQLGNVSVPEARTLLIQPWDASVLKEIEKEIQKSDIGINPTNDGKVIRLNFPPLTEERRKALVKDVSKIAENSKVSVRNIRRDGIDKIKALKKDNKITEDDVKEAEDKIQKITDKFVKNIDDIAKEKEKEILTV
- a CDS encoding PspC domain-containing protein, translated to MKKKLYKSKEDKKLCGVCGGIAEYFELDSTLVRLAWIVFTLMGGSGIIGYIIAALVMPELKEE
- a CDS encoding UMP kinase; protein product: MDCKYKRILLKLSGEALSNEGGFGLNFKKIKEVCEQIKILTEMNIQVAIVVGGGNFWRGRSGDNMDRTRADHMGMLATTINALAILDTLESVGVQARVQTGIEMKQIAEPYIRNKAIRHLEKGRVVVFGCGTGNPFFSTDTAASLRAAEIEADVILLAKNVDGVYTADPNIDKSAIKFDSIKYIDVLNKGLKVMDSTAISLCMDNNIPIEVFGLDIPENIIKVVKGEKIGTYVGE
- a CDS encoding RNA-binding S4 domain-containing protein, yielding MRIDKYLKVSRLIKRRTVANEACEQGRITVNDKIVKPSYDVKIGDVLSIRFGDRVVTVRVTAISEHVKKDEASNMFEAVQ
- a CDS encoding YgiQ family radical SAM protein, translating into MNNKNLFLPLTTEEMKQRGWNEVDFVLISADAYVDHPSFANAIIGRVVSDLGFKVGIISQPDWNNDNAFKIFGKPKYAFLISGGNIDSMVNHYTVNKKKRSTDSYSPGGKAGLRPDRPTIVYSNKIRGIYKDVPVIVGGIEASLRRFAHYDYWQDKIKRSVLCDSQADLLIYGMGERSIKEIVTRLGNGEKIESITDVKGTCYLTKDISGIENYIMLPSFNEVCESKTKYAKSVKLQYEEHNAYIGKILIEKQNDNLYLVENPPQKVLSRQELDKVYSLPYQRKWHPLYDKMGGVPAIDEVKFSVISERGCFGGCNFCSLAFHQGRVVSSRSEKSIISEVKKIVYDEDFKGYIHDVGGPTANFRFPACEKQLEKGACKNRQCLAPTPCKNLKVSHTEYLNLLRKIKEIDGVKKVFIRSGIRFDYLIYDKNNEFFKELVSDHVSGQLKVAPEHCSKNVLNLMGKPEIKVFNKFRERFFDYSKKAGKEQYIVPYLMSSHPGSSLKDAIMLAEYLRDINYQPEQVQDFYPTPGTISTCMYYTGLNPLNMEKVYVPKSYKEKNMQRALLQYRKKENYEIVKEALTIAGRKDLIGFDKKCLIKPRITNNKNDMRRKKENESTNNKRKTSLTKHQRKNKKRGK
- the yabP gene encoding sporulation protein YabP, with protein sequence MLKKMRLQICLKQCSKYIIKNHFLKYTLFRRCFFMAEEMQKQNISLESRRKLSITGVKEVENFDDNTITLITDLGTLSVKGSEIKIEKLNLDSGEVSATGDFYAFEYISDENTKRTFFSRMFR
- the folD gene encoding bifunctional methylenetetrahydrofolate dehydrogenase/methenyltetrahydrofolate cyclohydrolase FolD, whose translation is MKAQIINGKQVSQNIKERIKKEVSELKDKGIVPGLAVVIVGDDPASRVYVNSKKKACEELGMYSVEYALSSDTTQKELIDLVNKLNDDEKINGILVQLPLPKHLDEKLVINTIKPEKDVDAFHPVNVGKIMIGDFNFLPCTPAGVMELIKETGIEIAGKECVIIGRSNIVGKPQAMLMLHKNATVTICHSKTKDLKEVVKRADIVVAAVGVANMVTKDMIKEGAVVIDVGMNRLENGKLCGDVDFEGVSEVASFITPVPGGVGPMTIAMLMENTLTSAKLKAGLI